The region TCCTGTCAAAAACAACAGGCAGACAGTCGCACAGGCCTCCTGACAGCATTCTGTCAGGAGCGTGCTCGGCATGTGCTGTTATTTCGGACGAACCGACCGGCTGATACTCTTGACGCCGTCGACCAGAAACAAGCTGGTGATGATTGCGCCGCCCCAGTCGCGCAGAACCGGAACCTCGGCAATTTTCCAGCCAAAATGAAAGACACTGTCGAGGCAGACTGCGGCCCACCAGAGCCCAAGCGGCAGAACAAAAGCCAGTCGTCCAAGCCGTCCCGCTGAGAAAAACTGGCCGTTTTCAGCCAACAAGACCTTCCTGGCCTCGCTGCGGGCGGCAATTTCCGCCCGGATTTCTTCAGCCGCCAGTTCGGCAGCGATCCGGTCCTGCTCGGTTCTGCTGTCGAGACGTTGTCTGGCGTGGGCCAGCAAGCTTTCGAGGACGGATCCGGACAGCCAGGTGAGAATCGCAGCGATCATGTCTCATCCCTTTTTGCGACCCAGCCAGCCGACCCCTTGGTGACATGACGCAACAGGATGTTGACGAGTCCGACAGCAGCGATGACCCAGGGCGTCATGTTCGCTGGCAGGATCGCACTCAAGTCGACAGCGCTCACGTGCTCAGCCAATTGCGCAATGACGACCAGAATACCGACGACGCCGTTGAACAGAAGGGTTTTCCAGCCAGACATTTCCCGCTCCTTTTCCAGATCGAATTTTCCGTCACGTTGCAGAGAGAAATTGGGCTTAGTGGCTCTCAGCCTGCGCCAGATGAACCATCGGCGCTTTCCGACGCGCCCAGGCAAAAAGCTTGCCCCGGTAGCGCCAGGCCAGTCCGATCAGCAGGCCCAGCGCCAGTATCACTCCCGCTGCAATGAGCACGCGTTCCCAGTCGAAGCCGCTCGTTCGCAGCGCGGCGACCGTCCCCGCGCAAGTGAGCCCCGAGGCGCGATTGCAGGTCCCCTGCGCGATCTTTCGCTGCAATGCCGCCCGTGTGGCCGGGCCCACGCGTCCATCGATGGCAAGAGGGGGATGATCGCGCTGAAAGGCGAGAACGGCGTGGCGTGTCTTTGGTCCATCCAGACCATCTGCGGAACCGGGCCGATAGCCCAGGTGCGCCAGGTGCTGCTGCGCCAGCTTCAGAGCATGGTCGATGTCAGCGGACAGTGACCCGGTGGCCAGGGAGCCAGAGGCAAAGGAGCCATAGCTGCCATCCAGCAACAGATCAGCCTCGTCCTTGCGCCGACGGACCAGACCTGGCAAGCGCCGTCCTCCTGCGGTCGTTCCCGTTCTGGCCAGAAGCTGAGCCGCAAGCGTGTCCTGCCCAACCTTCAGCGCTTTGGCCCACTTCCAGGTCAACGCCCTAGGTCCTAGGTTGTAGACAACCGACACACAGGCATCGAATTGCGTCTGATCCAGGTGAGGCAACGCCCGCTCGACCGGCGGACCGTATTCTTCGTCCAGCAGGGTCAGCAACAAACGATTGGCCTCTTCGCGGCTCAGACTGTCACCCACTTTCAGTGCGCTGCCGTGCTGCTTCAACCACCAGGAGGCAAAAACTCTTGAGCGCATTGTAAACCCGTAGCCGATTGTAACGACGCCCGCCGGATCCAGATATCCCCGCGAGACGAAGCCCTCGTGCGCGGCGATGAAAGCGACACCTTTTTCACTGACCCGCATGGCAAATCTCCCTTCCATCACTTTCTCAGGTACGCCCCCCTCAGGACTGCGGAACCACCGGCAAAAGACAGTGCACCGCCACGCGCACCGCGCCGCCGGAGAAGCTGCCGCCATTGGCCGTCAAACGGACCTGCGTTGGGGCGTAAAAGGCGCTCGGACCAATGACACCGGCATTGGTCGCGCCGGCAGAAACGCCCAGTGATCCGCCAAATTTCGACGTCTCTCCTGCCAGGCCACAATCGTAGGACGCAGCGCCGCTGATGGTCGTGATGGTCCGGCAGGAGACACCGAAAACGATGGCCCGGTCCGGAATGAGTGCGCCGGTTTCAGCGTAGGCACCGGAAAGGCTGGAAAGCTCTTCTTCCAGCACCGCCAGCCGGGTTTCTGCTCCGTTTTCGGAGCGCGCGACCAAACGATCCGGTCCAAGCAGAGGACCAACGTCCTGCCAGCCGCTACCGGTCAGAACAATCAGGGCCTCTTCATCGGCCACGAAGGCCACCAGCCCTTCGAAAGCTGAATGGAACTGCCAGACACCATCGCGCCAGAGCGCAATGTCTCCCTCCCGGCCCAGCCAGTCTCCCGAGGCGCCTGAGGCAACAAGATAGGCCGCGCCATCCTCGGCGACGGGCGGAACAGCGATGCTTCGGGAGGCGAGGTGCAGATGGGCCAGAGCATCAAGGGTCAGCAGTGCTTCATTGTGGGTGACATGCTTTTGCGCCTGCGCGGCCGCCAGAAGCGGCAGGGCAAAACGAAGGGTCTCAGACATGACTTGTTGCCTTTCTTTGGAAGCCACGCCCGGCCGTGGCAGACAGCTGGCAGACGGCAAAGCTCAGCTCGCTCACCTGGGTGCCGAAATCGGCGATTTCGTCTGAAGCTGGATAGAAGACAGAGGAGATCGACGACGAAAGAGTTCTGAGAACCGCGCCGTCCCCTCCAAGAATATCGACCTCATAGGCCTCGCTTTCCTCTCCAAGAGGCACGTCTACCTGAGCCCAGCTGTCGCCGCCACGCCGGGTCTGGCGGATAAAGCTGATCTCGATGCCGTCGCTCAGCCGCCGGGCCTTGAGATGAACCGGGGCGAGCGGCAGAGCGCCGCGACCGGAAGCCGCGTGGGCGAAGACCAGAGCAGAGGGATCATCAACGGCAAGTCCGGCAGGCACCAACCTGTAGTGCTGCTCGAGGCCAAGCTGGTCGGACGAAAGCGGCACAGAGGGAACAGTCGCGGCGTCGAGATAGACGATCTCAGCACCTGCCAGCGCCCCTTCCCGCATCTCCGGTTCTGTGCCCGCCTGTCCACGCAAGAGGGTCGTCAGCCGATAAGTCCGAACGCCGATCAACTCAGCGTCGACGAACTGCAGGACCTCAAAACCGCCACCCGCCGTCCGAACGGCCAGGGCATTTGCGCCTGCCAGAACGGCGTCCTGTGAACGCGCCTGCAGAAGCCCGCCGTAGATCTCGACGTCGATGTGATTTGCACGGTCCCAGTGGCCAAGCGGCCCCGGCGCAAGGTCCGAGACCAGGTGGCCCAGCGTTGCGGGACGATCCAGGGTCACTACTGGCTGAAAACCGCTGCCGGTCGCAGACCGCATGAGCGTCAGAGCGCCGGGCCAGGGACTCGCAAAGGCCGCCAATCGAACAGGAGCTTCGGGGTCCTCGTCAAAGAGTATGGGCAGATCCATCAGGAAGCCATGAGGCACTCCCAGCACGACGTCCTTGAATGGCTTGACGACCGGATCCGGCGCAGCAGTGACCGGAGCCAGAGCACCGCCGACACGCACAGCTTCGATCCGGCGAACATCCGTGTCTTCAATAGCTTCGACCCGAAAATTCAGCGGCGGCGAGAAGCTTTTTCCCGGCACGTTTGCGATCTCAAGGACGTCGCCTGGGTCCACATCAAGGCGGGCCGGCGACAGGGCGAACTCCACGCGTTCACGTTCTCCCCAGATCCGGGCTAGACGGCGGTCGGCGGCTTGCTGAAGCGCTTGAGGAGCGCTGACTGCCGCCAGATCCAGCGTCTCGATCTGGCGCGACCCGACCTCGAGCCTGCGCGAAGTTACCATCCGGCGCTGATAGTCCGCCGTCACGTCTTCAGCGCCGATGCGCACTTCCGACGGCAGTTCGCTTTCCTGCGCCCGGGTCCGCGACAGAACCGGCTTGT is a window of Labrenzia sp. CE80 DNA encoding:
- a CDS encoding DUF2793 domain-containing protein; amino-acid sequence: MSETLRFALPLLAAAQAQKHVTHNEALLTLDALAHLHLASRSIAVPPVAEDGAAYLVASGASGDWLGREGDIALWRDGVWQFHSAFEGLVAFVADEEALIVLTGSGWQDVGPLLGPDRLVARSENGAETRLAVLEEELSSLSGAYAETGALIPDRAIVFGVSCRTITTISGAASYDCGLAGETSKFGGSLGVSAGATNAGVIGPSAFYAPTQVRLTANGGSFSGGAVRVAVHCLLPVVPQS
- a CDS encoding peptidoglycan-binding protein translates to MRVSEKGVAFIAAHEGFVSRGYLDPAGVVTIGYGFTMRSRVFASWWLKQHGSALKVGDSLSREEANRLLLTLLDEEYGPPVERALPHLDQTQFDACVSVVYNLGPRALTWKWAKALKVGQDTLAAQLLARTGTTAGGRRLPGLVRRRKDEADLLLDGSYGSFASGSLATGSLSADIDHALKLAQQHLAHLGYRPGSADGLDGPKTRHAVLAFQRDHPPLAIDGRVGPATRAALQRKIAQGTCNRASGLTCAGTVAALRTSGFDWERVLIAAGVILALGLLIGLAWRYRGKLFAWARRKAPMVHLAQAESH